In a single window of the Agromyces sp. H17E-10 genome:
- a CDS encoding pyridoxal phosphate-dependent aminotransferase: MTEKPRLSARIAAIAESATLKVDAKAKALQAEGRPVISYAAGEPDFATPEHIVEAALAATRDPKNYRYTPAAGLPDLREAIAAKTARDSGLEASASQVVVTNGGKQAVYQAFQVLLDEGDEVLVPTPYWTTYPEAIKLAGGRQVDVFAGSDQGYLVTVEQLEAARTERTKVLLFVSPSNPTGAVYAPEQVQAIGEWALEHGIWVVADEIYQNLTYGSLESEVGSPAPRAVSIVEAVPGLANQTILVNGVAKTYAMTGWRLGWMVGPADVIKGAANLQSHLSSNVSNISQRAAIAALTGPQEPVEEMRRAFDRRRRLIVAELSKIDGMTVPVPEGAFYVYPDVTGLLGREWGGVTPTSSLELADLILEQAEVAAVPGEAFGPSGFLRFSYALGDEPLLEGVQRLQRLFG; the protein is encoded by the coding sequence GTGACCGAGAAGCCGCGCCTGTCCGCCCGTATCGCCGCCATCGCCGAGTCCGCGACCCTGAAGGTCGATGCGAAGGCGAAGGCACTCCAGGCCGAGGGTCGCCCGGTCATCTCGTACGCCGCCGGCGAGCCCGACTTCGCGACGCCCGAGCACATCGTCGAGGCGGCGCTCGCCGCCACCCGCGACCCGAAGAACTACCGGTACACGCCCGCCGCCGGCCTGCCCGACCTGCGCGAGGCGATCGCGGCGAAGACCGCGCGCGACTCGGGGCTCGAGGCATCCGCGTCGCAGGTGGTGGTGACCAACGGCGGCAAGCAGGCCGTCTACCAGGCCTTCCAGGTGCTGCTCGACGAGGGCGACGAAGTGCTCGTGCCGACGCCCTACTGGACCACCTATCCCGAGGCGATCAAGCTCGCGGGCGGCCGCCAGGTCGACGTGTTCGCGGGCAGCGACCAGGGCTACCTCGTGACGGTCGAGCAGCTCGAGGCCGCGCGCACCGAGCGCACCAAGGTGCTGCTGTTCGTGTCGCCGTCGAACCCGACGGGCGCCGTCTACGCGCCCGAGCAGGTGCAGGCCATCGGCGAATGGGCACTCGAGCACGGCATCTGGGTCGTCGCCGACGAGATCTACCAGAACCTGACCTACGGCTCGCTCGAGAGCGAGGTCGGCAGCCCCGCCCCGCGCGCGGTGTCGATCGTCGAGGCCGTGCCCGGGCTCGCGAACCAGACGATCCTCGTGAACGGCGTCGCCAAGACCTACGCGATGACGGGCTGGCGCCTCGGCTGGATGGTCGGCCCTGCCGACGTCATCAAGGGCGCCGCGAACCTGCAGTCGCACCTCTCGTCGAACGTGTCGAACATCTCGCAGCGCGCGGCGATCGCCGCCCTCACGGGGCCCCAGGAGCCGGTCGAGGAGATGCGTCGGGCGTTCGACCGGCGACGCCGGCTCATCGTCGCCGAGCTCTCGAAGATCGACGGCATGACGGTACCGGTGCCCGAGGGCGCGTTCTACGTCTACCCCGACGTGACCGGCCTCCTCGGCCGCGAGTGGGGCGGCGTCACGCCGACCTCGTCGCTCGAGCTCGCCGACCTGATCCTCGAGCAGGCCGAGGTCGCCGCCGTGCCGGGCGAGGCGTTCGGGCCGAGCGGCTTCCTGCGGTTCAGCTACGCGCTCGGCGACGAGCCGCTGCTCGAGGGCGTGCAGCGCCTGCAGCGCCTGTTCGGCTGA
- a CDS encoding LysE/ArgO family amino acid transporter → MISPVLAGLGLGFSLIVAIGAQNVFVLRQGIRREHVFAVAAICAVSDLVLIIVGVSGIGVVIGAVPWLIDVIRWAGAAFLVGYGLLAARRALRPTGDVLNVEAGVPRSSEAGVGTPAADARGASVAVAAPSAIATRTTLASAVLTCLALTWLNPHVYLDTVFLLGSVANSHGPDGRWWFAVGAGAASVIWFFALAYGARLLGRVLSTPRAWRILDGIIAVVMLAIAASLVLPH, encoded by the coding sequence GTGATCTCCCCCGTTCTCGCCGGCCTCGGCCTCGGATTCTCGCTCATCGTCGCCATCGGCGCGCAGAACGTGTTCGTGCTGCGCCAGGGCATCCGTCGCGAGCACGTCTTCGCCGTCGCGGCGATCTGCGCGGTGAGCGATCTCGTGCTGATCATCGTCGGCGTCTCGGGCATCGGCGTCGTGATCGGCGCGGTGCCGTGGCTCATCGACGTGATCCGCTGGGCGGGCGCCGCGTTCCTCGTCGGATACGGGCTGCTCGCCGCCCGCCGCGCGCTGCGCCCCACCGGCGACGTGCTCAATGTGGAGGCGGGAGTGCCTCGGTCGTCGGAGGCGGGCGTGGGGACTCCCGCCGCCGACGCCCGTGGCGCCTCCGTCGCCGTCGCCGCGCCCTCCGCGATCGCCACGCGTACGACCCTCGCGAGCGCGGTGCTCACGTGCCTCGCGCTCACCTGGTTGAACCCGCACGTCTACCTCGACACGGTGTTCCTGCTCGGGTCGGTGGCGAACAGCCACGGCCCCGACGGCCGCTGGTGGTTCGCGGTCGGTGCGGGCGCGGCATCCGTCATCTGGTTCTTCGCCCTCGCCTACGGTGCCCGCCTGCTCGGCCGGGTGCTCTCGACGCCTCGCGCCTGGCGCATCCTCGACGGCATCATCGCCGTCGTCATGCTCGCGATCGCGGCATCGCTCGTGCTGCCCCACTGA
- the secE gene encoding preprotein translocase subunit SecE, whose product MARKVIDEPSEDVVANAKRDRAARRNPFSRIALFIRQVIGELKKVVTPTRRELVSFTVVVLVFVVIMMALVWGLDQLFGWLVLYVFGTPGV is encoded by the coding sequence GTGGCACGAAAAGTTATCGACGAACCCAGTGAGGACGTCGTCGCCAACGCGAAGCGCGATCGCGCAGCGCGTCGGAATCCCTTTTCGCGCATCGCCCTGTTCATCCGGCAGGTCATCGGTGAGCTGAAGAAGGTCGTCACCCCCACCCGGCGGGAGCTCGTCAGCTTCACCGTCGTGGTGCTCGTGTTCGTCGTCATCATGATGGCGCTCGTGTGGGGCCTCGACCAGCTGTTCGGGTGGCTGGTGCTGTACGTCTTCGGAACACCGGGGGTCTGA
- the dgt gene encoding dGTP triphosphohydrolase, with product MSPDRAARRTPEPSSSVEVVGEHSQFRLDLERIRFSPYFSRLSAVTQVIAQPGAGPLIHNRLTHSIKVTAVARAIAVGFADASSPAHALAVEHGCDAVVVQAAASAHDLGHPPFGHLGERVLDRLALETLGLPDGFEGNAQSYRIIATLDVSAAAPHGLNLTAAVRSAVAKYPWTRFATPATFADGGLPRGWRRAGDRVEAAKFSAYDLDALDLAEARRGLRPMEQSLECSIMDTADDIAYSIHDVDDFYRAGLLSHGAVAREFRGWMEGSGILRVLDDEALAQRTAPAGAALEALRRKLGRSDAWIADDDAFAAAVDVVADDLVDGLLATPFDGSIASERALSSFTNRWIGHLQTSVVPAPEGVARTGLVTLDRGAWHEVEILKFVHRHFILDRADIAMYQRGLSRVLTRAVKGLTAWATDEYDRHRVPQRLRELIEIAGDGYAQLRRTRPEGVPVPDAGDILRLGVGRGVVDYVASLSDDQALAVSEAIDGRPDRLWDIGQNL from the coding sequence ATGAGCCCCGACCGCGCCGCACGCCGAACCCCCGAACCGAGCTCGAGCGTCGAGGTCGTCGGCGAGCACTCGCAGTTCAGGCTCGACCTCGAACGCATCCGGTTCTCACCGTATTTCTCGCGCCTGTCGGCCGTCACGCAGGTCATCGCGCAGCCGGGCGCCGGCCCACTCATCCACAACCGCCTCACCCACTCGATCAAGGTCACCGCCGTCGCCCGTGCCATCGCCGTCGGGTTCGCGGATGCCTCGTCGCCGGCCCACGCGCTCGCGGTGGAGCACGGCTGCGACGCCGTCGTGGTGCAGGCCGCGGCGAGCGCGCACGACCTCGGGCACCCGCCGTTCGGGCACCTCGGCGAGCGCGTGCTCGACCGGCTCGCCCTCGAGACGCTCGGCCTGCCCGACGGCTTCGAGGGCAACGCGCAGAGCTACCGCATCATCGCGACCCTCGACGTGAGCGCGGCGGCGCCGCACGGGCTCAACCTCACCGCCGCCGTGCGGTCGGCCGTCGCCAAGTACCCGTGGACCAGGTTCGCGACGCCCGCGACCTTCGCCGACGGCGGGCTCCCACGCGGTTGGCGCCGCGCGGGCGACCGGGTCGAGGCGGCGAAGTTCTCGGCATACGACCTCGACGCGCTCGACCTCGCGGAGGCGCGACGCGGCCTCAGGCCCATGGAGCAGTCGCTCGAATGCTCGATCATGGACACCGCCGACGACATCGCGTACTCGATCCACGACGTCGACGACTTCTACCGGGCGGGCCTGCTCAGCCACGGCGCGGTCGCGCGCGAGTTCCGCGGGTGGATGGAGGGGTCGGGCATCCTGCGCGTCCTCGACGACGAGGCGCTCGCTCAACGCACCGCGCCTGCCGGTGCCGCACTCGAGGCGCTGCGCCGCAAGCTCGGTCGCTCGGACGCGTGGATCGCCGACGACGATGCGTTCGCGGCGGCGGTCGACGTGGTCGCCGACGACCTCGTCGACGGCCTGCTCGCGACGCCGTTCGACGGGTCGATCGCCAGCGAGCGGGCGCTCTCGTCGTTCACGAACCGCTGGATCGGGCACCTGCAGACCTCGGTCGTGCCCGCTCCCGAGGGCGTCGCGCGCACGGGCCTCGTGACGCTCGATCGCGGCGCCTGGCACGAGGTCGAGATCCTGAAGTTCGTGCACCGGCACTTCATCCTCGACCGCGCCGACATCGCCATGTACCAGCGCGGGCTCAGCCGCGTGCTCACCCGTGCCGTGAAGGGGCTCACCGCCTGGGCGACCGACGAGTACGACCGGCACCGCGTGCCGCAGCGGCTGCGGGAGCTCATCGAGATCGCGGGCGACGGCTACGCGCAGTTGCGCCGCACCCGGCCCGAGGGCGTGCCCGTGCCCGATGCCGGCGACATCCTGCGCCTCGGGGTCGGGCGCGGGGTCGTCGACTACGTGGCGTCGCTCTCGGACGACCAGGCGCTCGCCGTCTCGGAGGCGATCGACGGGCGCCCCGACCGACTGTGGGACATCGGCCAGAACCTCTGA
- a CDS encoding YciI family protein, translating into MEYALLYAEGVDALPYVPADDNIGEWVDDIVARGIAEFGMRLRPGVDATTVRVRKGELLVSDGPFTESKESVGGFDIIDARDLDEAIEVASKHPVAGFGRVEVRPFVQWPGAEPGARIVPAGLHERPAQGRQYVLFVIADPDGETLDDGADPEAWVSEMDGRGVRLFGDVLRGPEDATFVRRRDGEVLVSDGPFAEAKEWLAGFDLLEVQDLAEAIEVASKHPMARGGTLELRPIWPFDPHEDHAARDERELLEFGVRLEPHAADVAGAVTEVRS; encoded by the coding sequence ATGGAATACGCACTGTTGTACGCCGAGGGCGTCGATGCCCTGCCCTACGTGCCCGCCGACGACAACATCGGCGAGTGGGTCGACGACATCGTCGCCCGCGGCATCGCCGAGTTCGGCATGCGGCTGCGCCCCGGCGTGGATGCCACGACCGTGCGCGTCCGCAAGGGCGAGCTGCTCGTGAGCGACGGACCGTTCACCGAGTCGAAGGAGTCGGTGGGCGGCTTCGACATCATCGACGCCCGCGACCTCGACGAGGCGATCGAGGTCGCATCGAAGCATCCGGTCGCCGGGTTCGGCCGGGTCGAGGTGCGACCGTTCGTGCAGTGGCCCGGTGCGGAGCCGGGCGCCCGGATCGTGCCGGCCGGTCTGCACGAGCGCCCCGCGCAGGGCCGGCAGTACGTGCTCTTCGTGATCGCCGACCCCGACGGGGAGACGCTCGACGACGGCGCCGACCCCGAAGCCTGGGTCTCGGAGATGGACGGACGCGGCGTTCGCCTCTTCGGCGACGTGCTGCGCGGCCCCGAGGACGCCACGTTCGTGCGCCGACGCGACGGCGAGGTGCTCGTCAGCGACGGACCGTTCGCCGAGGCGAAGGAGTGGCTCGCGGGGTTCGACCTGCTCGAGGTGCAGGACCTCGCCGAGGCCATCGAGGTCGCGTCGAAGCATCCCATGGCGCGTGGCGGCACGCTCGAGCTGCGCCCGATCTGGCCGTTCGACCCCCACGAGGACCACGCGGCACGCGACGAGCGCGAGCTGCTCGAGTTCGGGGTGCGGCTCGAGCCGCACGCGGCCGACGTCGCCGGCGCGGTGACCGAGGTACGGTCCTGA
- a CDS encoding esterase-like activity of phytase family protein, whose translation MSRNLTRRALPRAIAATAATATAAAILFAAPAAQAVGNGQTTPTSPMQSYEPTLVARATLSADFLAEGPASGALASAANGRQGPWNGQVIPGFSAVIENADGTFWAQPDNGFGSKGNSADFLLRNYLVRPAWQTADGGDGSLEVERFISYNDRNGVLDFPIVNDATDERLLTGADFDIESVVRAKDGSFWVGEEFGPFLLHFDAEGTLLEKPYSLDGAKSPQNPYLAAGETPRVRASRGFEALAGSVNGRYLYPIVEGSYADDADLRRREVHEFDTKRGAYTGRTWSYQTDQEANVVGDAFTVKNDVLLVVERDDFEGDQAVTKRVYQVDLKRTDAEGYLEKTLVLDALRIANPDGIGAGDGYGTGEVFSLPVQSFETIVQLKDGRLLIANDNNYPGNDARVPGTPDDTEFAVIDLGREKIEPEQVTVIGHRGASGHRPEHTLASYEQAIVQCADYIEPDVVSTKDGVLVARHENEISGTTNVAAHPEFAGRKATKTIDGAKVTGWFTEDFTLAELRTLRAKERLPQTRPANTAFDGLYQVPTLDEVIDLARHSISCDGRQVGVYPGTKHPTYFDSIGLSLEEPLVAALGANGVDDADAPVIVQSFEVSNLRELDGMTDVALAQLVSSSGRPYDFTAAGDPRTYADLVTPAGLAEIAGYADGVGLEKSVMIPRTAAGTLGAPTPVIADAHAAGLAVHGWTFRLENQFLPVEFRSSTDPNAPGDLAGEIAVFVGAGMDGIFSDQPDVAATVG comes from the coding sequence ATGAGCCGAAACCTCACGCGACGCGCCCTGCCGCGCGCCATCGCCGCCACCGCCGCGACCGCCACGGCGGCCGCCATCCTGTTCGCCGCACCGGCCGCCCAGGCCGTCGGCAACGGGCAGACCACGCCGACCTCGCCCATGCAGTCGTACGAGCCGACCCTGGTCGCGCGGGCGACGCTGTCGGCCGACTTCCTCGCCGAAGGCCCAGCCTCCGGCGCACTCGCGTCCGCCGCGAACGGGCGCCAGGGGCCGTGGAACGGCCAGGTCATCCCCGGGTTCTCCGCCGTGATCGAGAACGCCGACGGCACCTTCTGGGCGCAGCCCGACAACGGCTTCGGGTCGAAGGGCAACTCGGCCGACTTCCTGCTGCGCAACTACCTCGTTCGCCCCGCCTGGCAGACCGCCGACGGCGGCGACGGCTCGCTCGAGGTCGAGCGCTTCATCTCGTACAACGACCGCAACGGGGTGCTCGACTTCCCGATCGTGAACGACGCGACCGACGAACGCCTGCTCACGGGCGCCGACTTCGACATCGAGTCGGTCGTGCGCGCGAAGGACGGCAGCTTCTGGGTCGGCGAGGAGTTCGGGCCGTTCCTGCTGCACTTCGACGCCGAGGGGACGCTGCTCGAGAAGCCCTACTCGCTCGACGGCGCGAAGTCGCCGCAGAACCCGTACCTCGCCGCCGGCGAGACCCCGCGGGTGCGCGCCAGCCGCGGCTTCGAGGCGCTCGCCGGCTCGGTGAACGGCCGCTACCTCTACCCGATCGTCGAGGGCTCCTACGCCGACGACGCCGACCTGCGGCGGCGCGAGGTTCACGAGTTCGACACGAAGCGCGGCGCCTACACCGGCCGCACGTGGAGCTACCAGACCGACCAGGAGGCGAACGTCGTGGGCGACGCCTTCACCGTGAAGAACGACGTGCTGCTCGTCGTCGAGCGCGACGACTTCGAGGGCGACCAGGCCGTCACGAAGCGCGTCTACCAGGTCGACCTCAAGCGCACCGACGCCGAGGGCTACCTCGAGAAGACGCTCGTGCTCGACGCGCTGCGCATCGCGAACCCCGACGGCATCGGCGCGGGCGACGGGTACGGCACCGGCGAGGTCTTCTCGCTGCCCGTGCAGTCGTTCGAGACCATCGTGCAGCTGAAGGACGGCCGCCTGCTCATCGCCAACGACAACAACTACCCCGGCAACGACGCCCGCGTGCCCGGCACGCCCGACGACACCGAGTTCGCCGTGATCGACCTCGGCCGCGAGAAGATCGAGCCCGAGCAGGTCACCGTGATCGGCCACCGCGGCGCCAGCGGCCACCGCCCAGAGCACACGCTCGCCTCGTACGAGCAGGCGATCGTGCAGTGCGCCGACTACATCGAGCCCGACGTGGTCTCGACGAAGGACGGCGTGCTCGTCGCCCGCCACGAGAACGAGATCAGCGGCACCACGAACGTCGCCGCCCACCCCGAGTTCGCGGGGCGCAAGGCGACGAAGACCATCGATGGCGCGAAGGTGACCGGCTGGTTCACCGAGGACTTCACCCTCGCCGAGTTGCGCACCCTGCGTGCGAAGGAGCGGCTGCCGCAGACCCGACCCGCGAACACCGCGTTCGACGGGCTCTACCAGGTGCCGACCCTCGACGAGGTCATCGACCTCGCCCGCCACTCGATCAGCTGCGACGGCCGCCAGGTCGGCGTCTACCCCGGGACGAAGCACCCGACGTACTTCGACTCGATCGGCCTCTCGCTCGAGGAGCCGCTCGTCGCGGCGCTCGGGGCGAACGGCGTCGACGACGCCGACGCCCCCGTGATCGTGCAGAGCTTCGAGGTGTCGAACCTGCGCGAGCTCGACGGCATGACCGACGTCGCCCTGGCCCAGCTTGTGAGCTCGTCGGGCCGCCCGTACGACTTCACGGCCGCGGGCGACCCGCGCACCTACGCCGATCTCGTGACGCCCGCCGGCCTCGCCGAGATCGCCGGCTACGCCGACGGCGTCGGCCTCGAGAAGTCGGTCATGATCCCGCGCACGGCGGCCGGCACCCTCGGGGCACCGACCCCGGTGATCGCCGACGCGCACGCGGCGGGGCTCGCCGTGCACGGCTGGACCTTCCGACTCGAGAACCAGTTCCTGCCGGTCGAGTTCCGTTCGTCGACCGACCCGAACGCGCCCGGCGACCTCGCGGGCGAGATCGCGGTCTTCGTCGGAGCCGGAATGGACGGCATCTTCAGCGACCAGCCCGACGTCGCCGCCACCGTCGGCTGA
- a CDS encoding isopenicillin N synthase family dioxygenase, whose protein sequence is MSTIPVLDLSLLNGTTEQQAQFRDDLRRATHEVGFFSLIGHGVPAELIDRAYTAARAFFALPESHKLAIENVTSPHFRGYTRMGGERTLGRVDIREQIDLGAERPAVPMTADTPDYWILEGPNLWPEALPEFRAVFEEWIARLDVVGTRLLRSWAEALGAAPDTFDAAFERPSPYLKVVRYPGVSAEQPAQGVGAHKDLGVLTLLSVEDGKAGLQVEKDGEWIDVVAPAGAFVVNIGELLEIATDGYLKATKHRVVSPAPGTERISIPYFHGPALDAVIPTIELAPELAAEAPGITRDPANPLHPVFGENWLKSRLRAHPNVVEAQYPRLLVGA, encoded by the coding sequence ATGTCGACCATCCCCGTTCTCGACCTCTCACTGCTCAACGGCACGACCGAGCAGCAGGCGCAGTTCCGCGACGACCTCCGACGCGCGACGCACGAGGTCGGCTTCTTCTCGCTCATCGGCCACGGCGTGCCGGCCGAGCTCATCGACCGCGCGTATACGGCGGCACGGGCGTTCTTCGCCCTCCCCGAGTCGCACAAGCTCGCGATCGAGAACGTCACGAGCCCGCACTTCCGGGGCTACACCCGCATGGGCGGCGAGCGCACGCTCGGCCGCGTCGACATCCGCGAGCAGATCGACCTCGGCGCCGAGCGCCCGGCCGTGCCCATGACGGCCGACACCCCCGACTACTGGATCCTCGAGGGACCGAACCTGTGGCCCGAGGCGCTGCCCGAGTTCCGCGCGGTCTTCGAGGAGTGGATCGCCCGGCTCGACGTGGTCGGCACCCGTCTCCTGCGCAGCTGGGCCGAGGCGCTCGGCGCCGCGCCCGACACCTTCGACGCCGCCTTCGAGCGGCCCTCGCCGTACCTGAAGGTCGTGCGCTACCCGGGCGTCTCGGCCGAGCAGCCCGCGCAGGGCGTCGGTGCCCACAAGGACCTCGGTGTGCTCACGCTGCTCTCGGTCGAAGACGGCAAGGCGGGCCTGCAGGTGGAGAAGGACGGCGAGTGGATCGACGTCGTCGCACCCGCCGGCGCGTTCGTCGTGAACATCGGCGAGCTGCTCGAGATCGCGACCGACGGCTACCTCAAGGCGACCAAGCACCGCGTCGTCTCCCCCGCGCCCGGCACCGAGCGCATCTCGATCCCGTACTTCCACGGGCCCGCGCTCGACGCCGTGATCCCGACCATCGAGCTCGCACCCGAGCTCGCCGCCGAGGCGCCCGGCATCACCCGGGACCCGGCGAACCCGCTGCACCCGGTGTTCGGCGAGAACTGGCTGAAGAGCCGGCTGCGCGCCCACCCGAACGTCGTCGAGGCGCAGTACCCGAGACTGCTCGTCGGTGCCTGA
- a CDS encoding LysR family transcriptional regulator ArgP, translated as MQIPLDLARTLAAVIDEGTFDAAARRLRLTPSAVSQRVKTLEQQLGRVLVVRSKPARVTEAGAAVVRLARQLALLEHDALAEFGLDTERGGADDSGEPRAAAGAYRPVPIPLAVNADSLATWYLPALARVAAEHPVVFDLHRDDQDFTAGLLESGTVMGAVTSQATPVAGCLVRPLGVMRYEAVATPGFVARWSGRAEAERGAGRAASRHAAALPAWLAHAPLVDFDRRDHLQHDALHAAGLDPERAPRHYVPASNDFANAVKLGLGWGMLPEFQSDDELGRDELVRLGGEPVDVPLYWQQWNLSSPLLDAVAEALAAEARRTLA; from the coding sequence ATGCAGATTCCACTCGACCTCGCCAGAACCCTCGCTGCCGTGATCGACGAGGGCACCTTCGACGCGGCCGCCCGCCGGCTGCGGCTCACGCCGTCGGCCGTGTCGCAGCGCGTGAAGACGCTCGAGCAGCAGCTCGGCCGGGTGCTCGTGGTCCGATCGAAGCCCGCCCGCGTCACCGAGGCGGGTGCGGCCGTCGTGCGGCTCGCGCGCCAGCTCGCGCTGCTCGAGCACGACGCGCTCGCCGAGTTCGGACTCGACACGGAGCGGGGCGGCGCCGACGACTCCGGCGAGCCTCGCGCGGCGGCCGGCGCCTACCGCCCGGTGCCGATCCCGCTCGCGGTCAACGCCGACTCGCTCGCGACGTGGTACCTGCCGGCGCTCGCGCGGGTCGCGGCGGAGCATCCTGTCGTCTTCGACCTGCACCGCGACGACCAGGACTTCACGGCCGGCCTGCTCGAGTCGGGCACGGTCATGGGCGCGGTCACCTCGCAGGCCACCCCCGTGGCCGGATGCCTCGTGAGACCGCTCGGCGTCATGCGCTACGAGGCCGTGGCGACGCCGGGGTTCGTCGCGCGGTGGAGCGGCCGGGCCGAAGCCGAGCGCGGCGCCGGCCGGGCGGCATCGCGACACGCCGCCGCCTTGCCCGCCTGGCTCGCGCACGCACCGCTCGTCGACTTCGACCGCCGCGACCATCTGCAGCACGACGCGCTTCATGCCGCGGGCCTCGACCCAGAACGCGCCCCACGCCACTACGTGCCGGCGTCGAACGACTTCGCGAACGCCGTGAAGCTCGGGCTCGGCTGGGGCATGCTGCCCGAGTTCCAGTCGGATGACGAGCTCGGGCGCGACGAGCTCGTGCGCCTCGGCGGCGAGCCCGTCGACGTGCCCCTGTACTGGCAGCAGTGGAACCTCAGCTCGCCCCTGCTCGACGCCGTCGCCGAGGCGCTCGCGGCCGAGGCCCGCCGCACCCTCGCCTGA
- the nusG gene encoding transcription termination/antitermination protein NusG: MSRTERDDVDWATAAEQSAEDDEAQTGNVNEHEEQSSEPAEHRAVHLVDDEGNDIDLEAVLDAIAEAGDPEADAVVDDALDIDSAEEAEAALEAVEEEADSEFDPYEEFRNELRFLPGKWYVIHSYAGFERRVKANIEQRRESMAMADYIYQVEVPMEDVVEIKNGQRKMVTRVRIPSYVLVRMELNEESWSVIRHTPGVTGFVGNAHNPTPLRFEEAFGMLKSLVEPKDVAPAKGAKAGAAAGAARQIPAEVDFEIGETITIKDGSFAGLPGTISEIKPESGKLTVLVSLFERETPVELSFDQVTKL; encoded by the coding sequence GTGTCAAGGACTGAGCGCGACGACGTCGACTGGGCCACCGCTGCAGAGCAGTCGGCTGAAGACGACGAGGCGCAGACGGGCAACGTCAACGAGCACGAGGAGCAGTCCTCGGAGCCGGCCGAGCACCGTGCGGTGCACCTCGTCGACGACGAGGGCAACGACATCGACCTCGAGGCCGTCCTCGACGCGATCGCCGAGGCGGGCGACCCCGAGGCCGACGCCGTCGTCGACGACGCCCTCGACATCGACTCCGCCGAAGAGGCCGAGGCGGCCCTCGAAGCCGTCGAAGAAGAGGCCGACAGCGAGTTCGACCCGTACGAGGAGTTCCGCAACGAGCTGCGCTTCCTCCCGGGCAAGTGGTACGTCATCCACTCGTACGCGGGCTTCGAGCGCCGCGTGAAGGCGAACATCGAGCAGCGACGCGAGTCGATGGCGATGGCCGACTACATCTACCAGGTCGAAGTGCCGATGGAAGACGTCGTCGAGATCAAGAACGGCCAGCGCAAGATGGTCACGCGAGTGCGCATCCCCAGCTACGTGCTGGTCCGCATGGAGCTGAACGAGGAGAGCTGGTCGGTCATCCGCCACACGCCGGGTGTCACGGGCTTCGTCGGCAACGCGCACAACCCGACCCCGCTGCGCTTCGAAGAGGCGTTCGGCATGCTGAAGAGCCTCGTCGAGCCCAAGGACGTCGCCCCCGCCAAGGGTGCGAAGGCCGGTGCCGCCGCAGGCGCCGCCCGCCAGATCCCCGCCGAGGTCGACTTCGAGATCGGCGAGACGATCACCATCAAGGACGGCTCGTTCGCCGGCCTGCCCGGCACGATCAGCGAGATCAAGCCCGAGAGCGGCAAGCTCACCGTGCTCGTCTCGCTCTTCGAGCGCGAGACCCCGGTCGAGCTCAGCTTCGACCAGGTCACCAAGCTCTAA